TATGCAATGTCCGACGGACGTATGCCGGTTTGCTTTGTGACGGCTACCGATAATACCGGAGGCAATTCAGGTTCACCGGTGTTCAATGCTCAAGGCGAACTGATAGGTATCGGTTTCGACCGGAACTATGAAGGGCTGACGGGGGATATCGCTTATAACCCGCAGCTTCAGCGCGCCGCTTGTGTGGACATCCGCTACGTGTTGTTCATCATCGACAAGTATGCGGGCATCCAAAGGCTGATAGATGAAATGACAATCAAATAATGAGTGTTTATGTGCACAGGAGGCAGACACAGAGGGGATAGGACATGGGCTGCTGTATGGATTCTTGCCTCTCTGTGTCTTCTTTTCTGCGACGTATTTTAAAGGTTCTTTGAAAAAAAGTCCTGATTTCTTTTGTATATTCGAAGAAAGCCGTATCTTTGCATCGCTTTTCAGAAAATGAGGCACGCCGAAATAACTCAGTTGGTAGAGTAACTCATTCGTAATGAGTAAGTCGCGGGTTCGAGTCCCGCTTTCGGCTCACGGATTCACAAATCGTGGGTCTTTTTTTATATCCGAACAAAAGAAGAATCATGTGTAGTTTATACTTCGACATAAAGACATTAATTCATAAAAAAAATACCTGAACTTACCGATTCGGTAATTCAGGTATTTTTTTTATCTTAACGGCGACTAAACGAAAACGAGCAATATGGAACCACTTAAACACGAATGCGGAGTAGCGATGATACGGTTGCTTAAACCGTTGGAATATTATCAAGAGAAATACGGAACATGGATGTATGGGCTCAACAAGTTGTATCTGTTGATGGAAAAGCAGCACAACCGCGGGCAGGAAGGTGCCGGACTGGCGTGTGTAAAGCTTCAGGCAAATCCGGGAGAGGAATACATGTTCCGTGAAAGAGGGTTAGGGTCGGGAGCGATTACCGAAATATTCGGAACGGTGCACGGTTATTTCAAAGAGCTTACTCCCGAACAGATGGCAGATGCGGAATATGCCAAGCAATGCCTGCCTTTTGCCGGCGAGCTTTATATGGGGCATCTGCGTTACTCTACCACAGGCAAAAGTGGCATTTCGTATGTGCATCCCTTTTTGCGGCGCAATAATTGGCGGGCAAAGAACCTTGCCTTGTGCGGCAATTTCAACTTGACGAATGTCGATGAGATATTTGCCGACATTACAGCCGCGGGTCAGCATCCGCGCAAGTATGCCGATACGTATATCATGCTGGAACAGGTGGGGCACCGGCTCGACCGCGAAGTGGAACGCCTTTATAATGAATGTAAGGCGGAAGGGCTGGAAGGAATGGACATTACGCATACGATTGAAGACCGTATTGACATTACCAATGTGTTGAAGACTTCTACTCCGAAGTGGGATGGAGGATATGTGATATGCGGGCTGACGGGAAGCGGTGAAGCGTTTGCCGTGCGTGACCCGTGGGGCATCCGTCCGGGATTCTGGTATATGGACGATGAGATTATGGTACTTGCATCCGAGCGGCCGGTCATTCAGACGGTACTGAATGTGCCTGCAGACAGCATCAACGAACTTTTGCCCGGGCAGGCTATCTGGGTGAACAAGAAGGGGCAGATGCGTCTGGAGCAAATCAATGAGCCGAAGAAGAAGAAGGCTTGTTCGTTCGAACGCATTTACTTCAGCCGGGGAAGCGATATGGATATCTACCGCGAACGGAAACTCTTGGGGCAGAAACTGGTGGATCCGATTCTGAAAGTAATCGATTACGATGTGGTGCATACCGTATTTTCTTTTATTCCGAATACGGCGGAGGTGGCATTCTATGGCATGTTGGAAGGCTTCGACAATTACCTGAACCAGCTCAAGGTGCAGCGCATCGAGGCATTGGGGCATAAGCCCAGCCATACGGAACTGGAACAAATCCTGTCGCAACGCATCCGGAGCGAAAAGGTAGCTATCAAGGATATCAAGTTGCGTACATTTATCGCCGAAGGCAATACGCGGAACGACCTTGCCGCCCATGTATATGATGTAACGTATGGAAGTCTGGTCCCCTATGCCGATAACCTGGTGATAATCGATGATAGCATCGTGCGGGGAACTACGCTGAAGCAGAGCATTATTAGTATTCTCGACCGTTTGCATCCGAAAAAGATTGTCATTGTGTCATCTTCGCCCCAAGTGCGTTATCCCGACTATTACGGCATTGATATGGCAAGTATGGAGCAGTTCATTGCTTTCCGTGCCGCTATTGCCTTGTTGGAGGACAGGGGGATGCGTCGCGTCATCGAAGATGCATACCGTAAGTCGAAAGAGCAAGTGGGCTTGCCTAAAGAAGAGATGGTGAATTATGTGAAAGAAATCTATGCACCATTTACCGATGAGGAAATCTCACGCAAGATGGTGGAACTTCTTACCCCTGTGGGCACACAGGCAAAAGTGGAAATCGTTTACCAGACGCTCGATGGC
The Phocaeicola salanitronis DSM 18170 genome window above contains:
- a CDS encoding amidophosphoribosyltransferase, with translation MEPLKHECGVAMIRLLKPLEYYQEKYGTWMYGLNKLYLLMEKQHNRGQEGAGLACVKLQANPGEEYMFRERGLGSGAITEIFGTVHGYFKELTPEQMADAEYAKQCLPFAGELYMGHLRYSTTGKSGISYVHPFLRRNNWRAKNLALCGNFNLTNVDEIFADITAAGQHPRKYADTYIMLEQVGHRLDREVERLYNECKAEGLEGMDITHTIEDRIDITNVLKTSTPKWDGGYVICGLTGSGEAFAVRDPWGIRPGFWYMDDEIMVLASERPVIQTVLNVPADSINELLPGQAIWVNKKGQMRLEQINEPKKKKACSFERIYFSRGSDMDIYRERKLLGQKLVDPILKVIDYDVVHTVFSFIPNTAEVAFYGMLEGFDNYLNQLKVQRIEALGHKPSHTELEQILSQRIRSEKVAIKDIKLRTFIAEGNTRNDLAAHVYDVTYGSLVPYADNLVIIDDSIVRGTTLKQSIISILDRLHPKKIVIVSSSPQVRYPDYYGIDMASMEQFIAFRAAIALLEDRGMRRVIEDAYRKSKEQVGLPKEEMVNYVKEIYAPFTDEEISRKMVELLTPVGTQAKVEIVYQTLDGLHEACPDHEGDWYFSGDYPTPGGVKLVNKAFIDYIEQIYQF